One part of the Brienomyrus brachyistius isolate T26 unplaced genomic scaffold, BBRACH_0.4 scaffold73, whole genome shotgun sequence genome encodes these proteins:
- the LOC125726487 gene encoding uncharacterized protein LOC125726487 isoform X1, giving the protein MKVYDSVLARPLCRGRKSADWRTADVGTTAAEGLCSSGDVGGPSRMATAGGPSRKPFSGPWLVAGGGLRNTARFCWRAEEEVGTFPDRLAFIREVAFKALGLHILCVQRNGPFQFFEVTLSTDESYTKVLERSKEGAQHPLLGRYNIEPLWWPDKRVITVHCFNPHVTAEAVSQFLTKYVDLLPGHRDIRDELGIWTGRRQFQARLRPDANGAGGFSHPPAYFTLQGNKAYLFYSGQPPFCLAVPQLWTHPGGMRQSALPQLPGVGAHGQGLQGPPSLHSLQRRGPSAQRERLHMPTLCRVTEQSARRMVGEL; this is encoded by the exons at gaaggtgtatgacagtgttttagcccgacccttgtgcagaggtcggaagtctgcgg attggcggacggcggacgtcggGACCACGGCGGCagaaggactctgctccagcggcgacgtcggtggaccttcccggatggcaacggccggcggaccatcgaggaagcccttcagcgggccgtggctggtagcaggcgggggcctgcggaataccgcccggttctgctggagggctgaggaggaggtgggcaccttccccgaccggctggccttcatccgggaggtggccttcaAAGCACTGGGCCTTCATATTCTTTGCGTACAGCGGAATGGCCCCTTCCAATTCtttgaggtcaccttgtccaccgacGAGAGTTACAccaaggtcctggagcggagcaaggagggggcccagcacccccTCCTCGGACGTTACAACATCGAGCCgctgtggtggcccgacaagcgggtaataacagtccattgtttcaacccgcatgttaccgccGAGGCCGTTTCCCAATTTCTGACAAAGTATGTGGATCTtcttcctggccacagggacatccgggatgagctggggatctggactggccgacgccagttccaggcccgcctgcgcccggacgctaatggggcaggcggttttagccaccccccagcctattttacTCTACAGGGCAATAAGGCATaccttttttattctggacagcctcccttctgcctggcagtgccacagctttggacacaccctggagggatgcgccaaTCTGCGCtgccgcaactgcctggagtcggggcacatggccagggactgcaagggcccccgtcgctgcatTCACTGCaacggcgaggaccatctgcccaaagagagagactacatatgccgacgctctgtcgggtaacagagcagtcggcacggagaatggtgggggagctctag
- the LOC125726487 gene encoding uncharacterized protein LOC125726487 isoform X2, with amino-acid sequence MKVYDSVLARPLCRGRKSADWRTADVGTTAAEGLCSSGDVGGPSRMATAGGPSRKPFSGPWLVAGGGLRNTARFCWRAEEEVGTFPDRLAFIREVAFKALGLHILCVQRNGPFQFFEVTLSTDESYTKVLERSKEGAQHPLLGRYNIEPLWWPDKRPPFCLAVPQLWTHPGGMRQSALPQLPGVGAHGQGLQGPPSLHSLQRRGPSAQRERLHMPTLCRVTEQSARRMVGEL; translated from the exons at gaaggtgtatgacagtgttttagcccgacccttgtgcagaggtcggaagtctgcgg attggcggacggcggacgtcggGACCACGGCGGCagaaggactctgctccagcggcgacgtcggtggaccttcccggatggcaacggccggcggaccatcgaggaagcccttcagcgggccgtggctggtagcaggcgggggcctgcggaataccgcccggttctgctggagggctgaggaggaggtgggcaccttccccgaccggctggccttcatccgggaggtggccttcaAAGCACTGGGCCTTCATATTCTTTGCGTACAGCGGAATGGCCCCTTCCAATTCtttgaggtcaccttgtccaccgacGAGAGTTACAccaaggtcctggagcggagcaaggagggggcccagcacccccTCCTCGGACGTTACAACATCGAGCCgctgtggtggcccgacaagcgg cctcccttctgcctggcagtgccacagctttggacacaccctggagggatgcgccaaTCTGCGCtgccgcaactgcctggagtcggggcacatggccagggactgcaagggcccccgtcgctgcatTCACTGCaacggcgaggaccatctgcccaaagagagagactacatatgccgacgctctgtcgggtaacagagcagtcggcacggagaatggtgggggagctctag